Proteins encoded by one window of Enterococcus faecalis:
- a CDS encoding PTS glucose transporter subunit IIA gives MFNLFKNKKQEGISITAPCSGRIIPISEVNDPIFSKKVLGEGFAVVPEGNKIYAPLTGRIEAVFPTKHAISIKSDADIEYLIHIGIDTVELEGKPFSIFVNAGEKVTTETLLAEVDFDQIKQAGKDPSVIVVFTKPEQVNEVILNSYTTIYGDSCGKIIL, from the coding sequence ATGTTTAATCTATTTAAAAATAAAAAACAAGAAGGAATTTCCATTACTGCTCCTTGTTCAGGGAGGATTATTCCTATTTCAGAAGTAAATGATCCAATATTTTCAAAAAAAGTACTTGGAGAAGGATTTGCAGTTGTTCCCGAAGGTAACAAAATATATGCTCCTTTGACTGGACGAATTGAAGCTGTTTTTCCAACAAAGCATGCAATTAGTATAAAAAGCGATGCAGATATTGAGTATTTAATTCATATTGGTATAGATACAGTTGAATTGGAGGGTAAACCTTTTTCAATTTTTGTTAATGCAGGAGAGAAGGTTACTACCGAAACATTATTAGCCGAAGTTGATTTTGATCAAATTAAACAAGCAGGAAAAGATCCATCTGTCATAGTTGTTTTTACTAAACCTGAACAAGTTAATGAAGTCATCTTAAATAGTTATACAACTATATATGGTGATTCATGTGGTAAAATTATACTTTGA
- a CDS encoding YibE/F family protein, whose amino-acid sequence MNVISLLVIIFIFISIIIFKNNSFYFISGLFLNIVIFIGYLIAISLHISVYLVTFVSFLLMTIVILYWINGRNAKTKLAFICVIFFLVTFTIVSLPLITALKTQGFSSEELIELANFDLNVDIPFSELNVSIILISFSGAVIDGSMAICSSTYEIYTKNPDLTFKELFNSSFNVVIEVLNSTIYTLLFAFIASNFALVIYLQDLNYSFLELINSKIFVGELLVSILTGCAGILILPLSCLLGSWILKKRFHTLY is encoded by the coding sequence ATGAATGTAATTAGTTTATTAGTCATTATTTTTATCTTTATTTCAATTATCATATTTAAAAATAATTCTTTCTACTTTATTTCAGGATTATTTTTGAATATAGTCATTTTTATTGGCTATCTAATAGCTATATCGCTTCATATTTCTGTATATTTGGTAACCTTTGTATCTTTTTTACTAATGACGATAGTAATTCTTTATTGGATAAATGGACGTAATGCTAAAACAAAATTGGCTTTTATCTGTGTTATATTTTTTTTAGTTACTTTTACTATTGTGTCACTACCATTAATCACTGCTCTTAAGACACAAGGATTTTCTTCTGAAGAATTAATTGAATTAGCTAATTTTGATTTAAATGTTGATATCCCTTTTTCTGAACTAAACGTCTCAATTATTTTAATTAGTTTTTCTGGTGCCGTTATTGACGGAAGTATGGCTATTTGTAGTTCTACTTACGAAATATATACGAAGAACCCAGATTTAACTTTTAAAGAACTATTTAATTCTAGTTTTAACGTAGTAATTGAGGTATTAAATTCGACTATATACACTCTCTTATTTGCTTTTATAGCATCTAATTTTGCATTAGTAATTTACTTACAGGATTTAAACTATTCATTTTTAGAATTAATTAATTCTAAAATTTTTGTAGGGGAACTATTAGTAAGTATTTTAACTGGTTGTGCAGGAATTTTAATTTTACCTTTGTCCTGTTTACTAGGTAGCTGGATATTAAAAAAAAGATTCCACACTTTGTATTGA
- a CDS encoding YibE/F family protein, whose protein sequence is MRDYMKKFKFTLFSLLVIIFSGLLIQRFSGYFYTTPVGIVKSVKIIDSEQLLTVKLVNNTKKTVVVKVKFNGNESTNPVFNKNNQILLDNSTKKWEFISLKRDGYTFILVVSFISLVLGIAGKKGFFSLVGILFNIIFLFFLLWINQRNRSINLLLLISIYTIIAIIISTGTLYGLKKIDLRKVLATIFSVFLSYFITTITMKLLNDQGLRYEEIQFLTRPYRTVFLASLMLGGIGAALDNVVVIISSLDELVRHTPEINTKELIESGKNIASDTTTSMINVLLFAYLSSATPFFIFYLANGWDFVETFKMHLSLEIMRVLCGGLAILFTIPSSFLFFLLFKKLKKKGKTDECN, encoded by the coding sequence ATGAGGGACTATATGAAAAAATTTAAATTTACATTATTTAGCTTGTTGGTAATTATTTTTAGTGGTCTATTAATTCAAAGATTTAGCGGTTACTTTTATACTACACCTGTTGGTATTGTAAAATCAGTAAAAATAATTGACAGCGAACAATTACTAACAGTTAAACTAGTAAATAATACAAAAAAAACTGTTGTTGTAAAAGTAAAATTTAATGGAAATGAAAGTACCAATCCAGTATTTAATAAAAATAATCAAATATTATTAGATAATTCCACTAAAAAGTGGGAATTTATTTCTCTAAAAAGAGATGGCTATACTTTTATTTTAGTAGTTAGTTTTATTTCATTAGTCTTAGGTATCGCTGGAAAAAAAGGATTTTTTTCTTTAGTTGGTATTTTATTCAATATAATCTTTCTTTTTTTCTTGCTTTGGATAAATCAGCGAAACAGATCCATAAACTTACTATTGCTAATATCAATCTATACAATAATTGCTATTATTATATCAACTGGTACTCTCTACGGACTAAAAAAAATTGATTTAAGGAAGGTTTTAGCAACAATATTTAGTGTTTTTCTATCTTATTTTATTACCACAATTACTATGAAATTATTAAACGATCAAGGACTGCGCTATGAAGAAATACAATTTTTAACTAGACCTTATCGAACTGTTTTTCTTGCCAGCTTAATGTTAGGAGGAATTGGAGCAGCACTAGACAATGTTGTTGTTATAATTTCAAGTTTAGATGAACTTGTAAGACATACTCCTGAGATAAATACAAAAGAATTAATAGAATCAGGAAAGAATATCGCTTCAGATACCACTACTTCGATGATTAATGTTTTGTTATTTGCCTATCTTAGTAGTGCAACGCCTTTTTTTATTTTCTATTTAGCTAATGGATGGGATTTTGTTGAGACATTCAAAATGCATCTTTCATTGGAAATAATGAGAGTTTTATGTGGAGGACTTGCCATCTTGTTCACTATCCCAAGTTCATTTCTATTTTTTCTTTTATTTAAAAAATTAAAAAAGAAGGGGAAAACAGATGAATGTAATTAG
- the rpmF gene encoding 50S ribosomal protein L32: protein MAVPARRTSKTKKRLRRTHEKLKSPAISFDENLGDYRKSHHVSLKGYYGGKKVMDKK, encoded by the coding sequence ATGGCTGTACCAGCGAGAAGAACATCGAAAACAAAAAAAAGATTGCGTCGAACACATGAAAAATTAAAATCACCTGCAATTTCGTTTGATGAGAATCTTGGTGATTATCGTAAAAGTCATCATGTATCTTTAAAAGGCTATTATGGTGGAAAAAAAGTGATGGATAAAAAATAG
- a CDS encoding NusG domain II-containing protein, protein MCKKGLMKKGDIIVIIFLIAISFSPYFIFFHNNPFLPKSFDDVKYAVVKIDGKEIERINLDNPKEFIKTFYPSKGQYNTIEVKNGHVRVKKDNSPDQIAVKTGWISEPGQTSICIPHRFILEIVQQYSKDYYIY, encoded by the coding sequence ATGTGTAAAAAGGGTCTGATGAAAAAAGGAGACATAATAGTTATTATCTTTTTAATAGCTATCTCTTTTTCTCCATATTTTATTTTTTTTCATAATAATCCATTTCTCCCTAAAAGTTTTGACGACGTTAAATATGCTGTGGTCAAGATAGATGGGAAAGAGATTGAGCGTATAAATTTAGATAATCCAAAAGAATTTATCAAAACGTTTTATCCATCAAAAGGGCAATATAATACTATAGAAGTTAAAAATGGACACGTCCGTGTAAAAAAAGATAATAGTCCAGATCAAATTGCGGTGAAAACAGGATGGATATCAGAACCAGGGCAAACTAGTATCTGTATTCCTCACAGATTCATTTTAGAAATTGTTCAACAATATTCTAAGGATTATTATATTTACTAA
- a CDS encoding ammonium transporter translates to MNNLFIFVCFCFMWLMIFGVILYYVGLVNHRYIHHTLILGLVTIISGTLCWLFVGYSLSFFGNIQYSIFYSPLASSEIVSILIQLLFCLYSVIMIIGSVLERGNWKYIVLFVPLWIVFVYAPVCFSLWGHGNWLGKIGVLDYSGGLVVHTTAGIGSLVLAITSPIRLKNSLIFKSQEMIAFVGMLFITLGWFGFNMAPSGKIGEESIQIWLNTLISILGGSISWPFTQWILIKKVSIYSIMNGIIGGLVGSTCSVGYISPAISLLISVIVCTLCPIVIHIMHLRIANFDDAADSFGMNAVGGIAGSILTGVMAEKGDFFLQLFGTFLISIWSLSLSLLIHYLLKKMVNDCDSQCIR, encoded by the coding sequence ATGAATAACCTATTTATTTTTGTTTGCTTTTGTTTTATGTGGTTAATGATTTTTGGAGTAATTTTATACTATGTTGGTCTAGTTAATCACAGATATATACATCATACTTTAATTTTGGGTTTAGTAACTATTATTTCTGGTACTCTATGTTGGTTATTTGTAGGATACTCATTAAGTTTTTTTGGAAATATTCAATATAGTATCTTTTATAGCCCCTTAGCTTCTAGTGAAATTGTTTCTATACTGATACAATTACTTTTTTGCTTATATTCTGTAATTATGATAATTGGTTCAGTATTAGAAAGAGGTAATTGGAAATATATTGTGTTGTTTGTTCCTTTGTGGATTGTATTTGTTTATGCACCTGTTTGCTTTTCGTTATGGGGACATGGAAATTGGCTAGGGAAAATAGGAGTACTGGATTATTCTGGCGGACTAGTAGTCCATACTACTGCTGGAATTGGAAGTCTTGTTTTGGCAATAACATCACCAATACGTTTAAAGAATTCATTAATATTTAAATCACAAGAAATGATAGCTTTTGTAGGAATGCTATTTATTACCTTAGGATGGTTCGGATTTAATATGGCACCTTCTGGAAAAATCGGTGAAGAATCCATTCAAATTTGGTTAAATACACTTATTTCAATTTTAGGCGGTAGCATCAGCTGGCCTTTTACCCAATGGATTTTAATAAAAAAAGTATCTATCTATTCTATAATGAATGGAATAATCGGCGGATTAGTAGGTAGTACTTGCTCGGTTGGATATATATCTCCTGCAATTAGTTTATTAATTTCGGTAATTGTATGTACCCTTTGTCCAATTGTTATTCACATAATGCATCTACGCATAGCAAACTTTGATGACGCTGCAGATTCTTTTGGGATGAATGCAGTGGGTGGAATTGCAGGATCGATTTTAACTGGTGTCATGGCAGAAAAAGGGGACTTTTTTCTTCAATTATTTGGGACTTTTTTAATCAGTATTTGGAGCCTTAGTTTAAGTCTTTTGATTCATTATTTATTGAAAAAAATGGTAAATGATTGTGATTCTCAATGTATTAGATAA
- a CDS encoding NAD(P)/FAD-dependent oxidoreductase has product MENKEVIIIGAGAAGVGMGVALKDFGINNFAILERKQVGNSFIKWPEETRFITPSFTSNGFGMPDLNAIAIDTSPSYTLGKERLSGKDYAKYLQLVSEEYKLPIKTNCKVQSIKKEKTGYLLETTKGIIHAEYIIFAMGEFSFPNKSSIKGAYNNSLHYGEINSWIEIKGDKQTIIGGNESAIDAAIELAKLGKRVTIYTDTLGLNIRDADPSKRLAPRTRQRFFDLRVNKKKLDSIKIYTTIKVKKIEKKSTSYILITENGKSLPVENIPILCTGFKNGTKSITASLFKYKENGEVLLNDFDESTIAKNIFLTGPNVRKGNTIFCYIYKFRQRFAVIANEIARRKHITIDEKKLSYYKNQSFYLDGCSGCEVRCSC; this is encoded by the coding sequence ATGGAAAATAAAGAAGTTATAATTATTGGAGCAGGTGCTGCTGGCGTAGGTATGGGGGTTGCTTTAAAAGATTTTGGCATAAATAATTTTGCTATTTTAGAGAGAAAGCAGGTAGGTAATAGTTTTATTAAATGGCCTGAGGAAACAAGATTTATCACTCCTTCTTTTACAAGTAATGGATTTGGGATGCCTGATTTAAATGCAATAGCAATTGATACATCTCCTTCATATACTTTAGGTAAGGAACGTTTATCTGGAAAAGATTATGCTAAATACCTACAATTAGTTTCAGAAGAATATAAGTTACCTATTAAGACAAATTGTAAAGTTCAATCTATTAAAAAAGAAAAAACTGGTTATTTGCTTGAAACAACAAAAGGAATTATTCATGCAGAATATATAATTTTTGCGATGGGAGAGTTCTCTTTTCCGAATAAATCTAGTATTAAAGGTGCTTATAATAATAGTTTACATTATGGCGAGATTAATTCTTGGATTGAAATTAAAGGGGATAAGCAGACAATTATCGGAGGAAATGAGAGTGCGATTGATGCAGCTATTGAATTAGCTAAATTAGGTAAACGAGTTACAATTTATACAGATACTTTGGGGTTAAATATAAGAGATGCTGACCCGAGCAAAAGGTTAGCACCACGCACAAGACAGAGATTTTTTGATTTACGTGTAAACAAAAAAAAATTAGATAGTATTAAAATATACACAACTATCAAAGTTAAAAAAATTGAAAAAAAGTCTACTAGTTATATATTGATTACAGAAAATGGGAAATCATTACCTGTAGAAAATATACCAATTCTTTGTACAGGTTTTAAAAATGGCACAAAATCTATTACTGCATCATTGTTTAAGTATAAGGAAAATGGAGAGGTTCTTTTAAATGATTTTGATGAATCGACAATAGCTAAAAATATTTTCTTAACCGGTCCAAATGTACGTAAAGGCAATACCATTTTTTGTTATATATATAAATTTCGCCAACGTTTTGCCGTAATCGCTAATGAAATTGCCCGACGAAAACATATTACTATTGACGAAAAAAAATTGTCATACTATAAAAATCAATCTTTTTATTTAGATGGTTGCTCTGGGTGTGAAGTAAGATGTAGTTGTTGA
- a CDS encoding IS30-like element IS1062 family transposase, whose amino-acid sequence MTYTHLTSNELAMIEAYYNNHQSVAKTAVLLNRSRQTIHKVYQFFKTGHNALDYFNQYKKNKTRCGRRPIVLSDEQTEYIQKRVVQGWTPDVIVGRAEFSISCSMRTLYRMFKQGVFEVTHLPMKGKRKANGHKETRGKQSFRRSLRDRGNDYSKFNQEFGHLEGDTIVGKKHKSAVITLVERLSKVIITLQPEGRRAIDIENRLNQWMQSVPKHLFKSMTFDCGKELSNWKSISNINDIDIYFADPGTPSQRGLNENSNGLLRKDGLPKQMDFNEVDESFIQSIASKRNNIPRKSLNYKTPIEVFLSHICKEELSNLI is encoded by the coding sequence ATGACCTATACCCATCTTACATCAAATGAACTTGCAATGATAGAGGCGTATTATAATAATCATCAATCTGTAGCCAAAACCGCAGTACTATTGAATAGATCTAGACAAACGATTCATAAAGTTTACCAATTTTTCAAAACAGGGCACAATGCTCTAGATTATTTCAATCAATACAAGAAGAATAAAACTCGCTGTGGCAGACGTCCTATTGTCTTATCAGATGAACAAACAGAATATATTCAAAAGAGGGTTGTTCAAGGTTGGACACCTGATGTGATTGTTGGCCGTGCAGAGTTTTCTATTTCTTGTTCTATGCGTACACTTTATCGTATGTTTAAACAAGGCGTATTTGAAGTGACTCACCTACCTATGAAAGGAAAACGTAAAGCCAACGGACACAAAGAAACTCGGGGAAAACAATCTTTTCGTCGATCACTTCGTGACAGAGGAAATGATTATTCTAAATTCAATCAAGAATTTGGCCACCTTGAAGGGGATACTATTGTAGGTAAAAAGCACAAAAGTGCTGTTATTACCCTCGTTGAGCGATTATCTAAAGTAATCATCACTCTTCAGCCAGAAGGCAGACGAGCTATAGATATTGAAAATCGTTTGAACCAATGGATGCAATCTGTACCTAAGCATCTATTCAAATCAATGACTTTTGATTGTGGAAAGGAACTTTCAAATTGGAAATCAATCAGTAATATCAATGATATTGATATCTATTTTGCAGATCCTGGTACACCATCACAAAGAGGTTTAAATGAAAACTCTAATGGTTTATTACGTAAAGATGGTTTACCAAAGCAAATGGACTTCAACGAAGTTGATGAATCTTTTATCCAATCTATTGCATCGAAAAGAAATAATATCCCTCGAAAATCATTAAACTATAAAACACCAATAGAAGTATTCTTGAGTCACATATGCAAAGAGGAATTGTCTAACTTAATTTGA